Proteins co-encoded in one Papaver somniferum cultivar HN1 chromosome 5, ASM357369v1, whole genome shotgun sequence genomic window:
- the LOC113278210 gene encoding peroxidase 70-like, which yields MVSSSSSFSSLVLCCVVIFTAVFVTAEAQLIPNFYEKVCPEALPTIKGLVEKAIEKEPRMGASLLRLHFHDCFVNGCDGSVLLADTANFTGEMTAFPNNNSIRGFEVIDEIKAAVNSACGNVVSCADILAVAARDSVATLGGPSYKVLLGRQDSLNASWMDANTNLPAPFLNLTGLLTSFASKNLNLQDLVVLSAAHTIGLAQCATFRTRIYNDTNIEPSFQADRQRICPPVFGTGDNTTVALDGTPFSFDNAFFNNLLAQKGLLHTDQELFKHDFSAADFLVRRYSTFPEAFLKDFGDSMIKMGNLKPPTGAKSEIRMNCTRIN from the exons atggtttcttcttcttcttctttttcttctctcgtttTATGTTGTGTGGTGATTTTCACCGCTGTTTTTGTTACCGCAGAAGCACAGCTAATACCTAATTTCTACGAAAAAGTGTGTCCTGAGGCACTTCCTACCATCAAAGGTTTGGTTGAGAAGGCGATCGAAAAAGAACCACGCATGGGAGCATCCTTACTCCGTCTACATTTCCATGACTGTTTTGTCAAT GGTTGTGATGGTTCAGTTCTCTTAGCTGACACAGCTAACTTCACCGGTGAAATGACTGCATTTCCTAATAACAACTCGATCAGAGGTTTTGAGGTGATCGATGAGATCAAGGCCGCCGTTAACTCTGCTTGCGGGAATGTGGTCTCATGTGCTGATATATTGGCTGTTGCAGCTCGTGATTCTGTCGCAACA CTGGGAGGTCCATCATACAAAGTGTTGCTTGGAAGACAAGACTCATTAAACGCAAGCTGGATGGACGCAAACACTAACCTACCAGCACCATTTCTAAACCTCACTGGACTTCTGACGAGCTTCGCTTCTAAAAACCTCAATCTCCAGGACCTTGTAGTTCTATCTGCTGCTCACACAATTGGTTTAGCTCAATGTGCCACCTTCAGAACCAGGATCTACAACGACACCAATATCGAACCAAGTTTTCAGGCTGATCGACAAAGGATATGCCCACCCGTATTCGGTACCGGTGATAACACGACAGTAGCACTCGATGGAACTCCGTTCAGTTTTGATAATGCATTTTTCAATAACTTGTTAGCTCAAAAAGGTCTTCTTCATACTGACCAAGAACTCTTCAAGCATGATTTTAGTGCAGCTGATTTTCTTGTCAGACGTTACAGTACCTTTCCTGAGGCATTCTTGAAGGATTTTGGTGATTCAATGATCAAGATGGGTAACTTGAAACCACCTACTGGTGCTAAAAGCGAGATCAGGATGAATTGCACTAGAATCAACTAA
- the LOC113280138 gene encoding mitochondrial import inner membrane translocase subunit TIM23-1-like, with protein sequence MAHSTDSSSSSSKSHDGTRMYNPYEQLNRPAQYLYSLPTSPEFLFDEEAMRKGRTWSENLCSCSGAGYLLGGISGALKGSVDGLKSAEAGETIKLRTARVLNRGGHTARKFGNTVAIIGMFYAGFESMLEKYRDTDDEWNTVGAGFGTGALYRASGGPRSAVIGGALGAFAAGVYVVGKQMFKKYAPLEQLSIKTTLNG encoded by the coding sequence ATGGCGCACTCAACGGAttcatcgtcttcttcttcgaaaTCGCATGATGGCACACGCATGTACAATCCATACGAACAACTCAACCGACCAGCACAGTACCTATACTCCTTACCAACATCGCCAGAATTTCTTTTCGATGAAGAAGCTATGCGAAAAGGTCGTACATGGAGCGAGAATTTATGTTCTTGTTCTGGTGCAGGTTACCTTTTAGGTGGGATTAGCGGTGCACTGAAAGGATCAGTTGACGGACTTAAATCCGCCGAAGCTGGCGAAACGATAAAGCTAAGGACAGCTAGGGTTTTGAATAGGGGTGGACATACTGCAAGGAAATTTGGAAATACAGTGGCCATTATTGGTATGTTTTATGCTGGATTTGAAAGCATGTTGGAAAAATATAGAGATACTGATGATGAGTGGAATACtgttggtgctggttttggtacCGGCGCGCTTTATAGAGCTTCCGGTGGACCTCGTTCTGCTGTTATTGGTGGGGCTTTAGGTGCTTTTGCTGCTGGAGTTTATGTTGTTGGCAAGCAGATGTTCAAAAAGTATGCTCCTTTGGAACAATTATCAATCAAGACGACTCTCAACGGGTAA